One Lottiidibacillus patelloidae genomic region harbors:
- the phnD gene encoding phosphate/phosphite/phosphonate ABC transporter substrate-binding protein, translating into MKKLLALLLSVVMIASLAACGGTEEQVDTIDSIGEIVMGFVPSQDAAEIASTVEPLRAELEKQLGVPVKAEVVTDYNALSEGLKSKKIDIGFLPPFGYVKAEERANITVILKAVRFGASSYRAQYNVPADSDIQSIEDLVNTSGLVWAYGDNSSTSGFLFPANQLMSMGVENLDDHFTQTTAGGHDNAIVALLTGTADFATTYEDARTRVEEDYPDVMDKVRVIGYSDPIPNDGIVVREGLSDELIASIKTAFLSFNDNEEMVQVLKDVYNWTGIAEASPADYDIVRETYKIFKDSINE; encoded by the coding sequence ATGAAGAAATTACTTGCTCTACTTTTATCTGTAGTAATGATCGCATCTCTAGCTGCTTGTGGTGGCACTGAGGAACAGGTTGACACAATCGATTCAATCGGTGAAATTGTAATGGGATTTGTACCTTCTCAAGATGCTGCTGAGATTGCTAGTACTGTAGAACCTCTACGTGCTGAACTTGAAAAGCAATTAGGTGTACCTGTTAAAGCTGAAGTTGTAACCGATTACAATGCATTATCTGAAGGATTAAAATCAAAGAAAATTGACATTGGTTTCTTACCTCCTTTCGGATATGTTAAAGCTGAAGAGCGTGCTAACATTACAGTTATTTTAAAAGCTGTTCGTTTTGGTGCTTCTTCTTATAGAGCACAGTACAATGTTCCTGCTGACTCTGACATTCAATCAATTGAAGACTTAGTAAACACTTCTGGTTTAGTTTGGGCTTACGGAGATAACTCTTCTACTTCAGGTTTCTTATTCCCTGCTAACCAATTAATGTCTATGGGTGTAGAAAACTTAGACGACCACTTTACGCAAACAACTGCTGGTGGACATGATAACGCTATCGTAGCATTATTAACTGGTACTGCTGACTTTGCTACAACTTACGAAGATGCACGTACTCGTGTTGAAGAAGATTATCCAGATGTAATGGATAAGGTTCGTGTTATTGGATACTCTGACCCAATTCCAAATGACGGAATTGTAGTCCGTGAAGGTCTTTCTGATGAATTAATTGCATCAATTAAAACTGCTTTCTTAAGCTTCAATGATAACGAAGAAATGGTACAAGTTCTTAAAGATGTTTATAACTGGACTGGTATTGCTGAAGCATCACCAGCTGACTATGACATCGTTCGTGAAACTTACAAAATTTTCAAAGACTCAATCAACGAGTAA
- a CDS encoding HAD family hydrolase has translation MDFYNDYELYIFDLDGTLYEDTSHFDYYGKLLKEQLPIEMQEHFTKEYEQMKEGNHAVAIGKAYDVERDSVLTLDPLTLKVVEVTDWNGTKWEQNKVANTYAGKLTFDFEKMIAIGDGWWLPFVCAKHFGVEDTYNSYLQTKEYMVTDQFQLTKTPGLKQGLEKLKEKKQIVLMTNSDAEDVGRLLKELDLDGIFDDVITSAMKPTKTTTFLNELLSKYKVTPEQAVSIGDNFINEIAPALELGMNALLIQAADVDVTHERLQTVKTLADAL, from the coding sequence GTGGATTTTTACAATGATTATGAATTATATATTTTTGATTTAGATGGAACGTTATATGAAGATACTAGCCACTTTGATTATTATGGAAAGTTATTAAAGGAACAATTACCTATAGAGATGCAGGAGCATTTTACAAAAGAATATGAACAAATGAAAGAAGGAAACCATGCCGTTGCTATTGGTAAGGCATACGATGTAGAACGCGATAGTGTTCTTACATTAGACCCACTCACTTTAAAAGTAGTTGAAGTAACAGATTGGAATGGGACCAAATGGGAGCAAAATAAAGTAGCAAATACATATGCAGGAAAACTTACCTTTGATTTTGAAAAGATGATTGCTATAGGAGATGGCTGGTGGCTACCTTTTGTATGTGCAAAACACTTTGGAGTTGAAGATACATACAATAGCTACCTCCAAACAAAAGAATATATGGTCACTGACCAATTTCAATTAACGAAAACGCCTGGATTAAAACAAGGGTTAGAAAAGCTTAAAGAAAAGAAGCAAATCGTCTTAATGACAAATAGTGATGCTGAAGATGTAGGCAGACTTCTAAAAGAACTTGATTTAGATGGAATCTTTGACGACGTGATTACTTCTGCAATGAAGCCGACGAAAACGACAACATTTTTAAATGAATTATTATCTAAATATAAGGTAACACCAGAGCAAGCTGTTTCAATCGGTGATAATTTTATAAATGAAATTGCTCCAGCCCTTGAACTCGGAATGAATGCCCTCCTAATTCAAGCAGCAGATGTTGATGTAACGCATGAGAGATTACAAACTGTAAAAACGTTAGCTGACGCTTTATAA
- a CDS encoding M48 family metallopeptidase, protein MKKFLVILLSCYFVYGLAVSIYIFYGSDSSLPVVYKGSAADPELFMTDRELELSQEFSQIKNIIYFLRIPLEWGAYLAILIFGLSNAFEKWAKKRKFFIVQTAIFVFFISLFVRIIYLPIDIYSYKVSVAYGVATQSMASWFKDVAITFLVNLIVMTIVIATIVFLLKKAKQKWWVYTWLLSIPFTVFFMYFQPVIIAPLFNDFYELQNKELQSEILELANEAGIPAERVYEVNMSEKTNAMNAYVTGIGSNLRIVLWDTTLEKLEKDEVLFIMAHEIGHYVKNHLLLSLLGSIASTFFGLYVSNRLLQWSLNKWGENLKIHSQASFAIIPALLLIFSLLTFVSTPVSNVISRYHELEADRFAIEMTKDPDAAIGSFQALTKAGLSDVNPPTVVKWLRYTHPTMLERLIFLESFRNNSQ, encoded by the coding sequence TTGAAGAAATTTTTGGTGATTCTTCTTTCGTGTTATTTCGTTTATGGACTTGCAGTAAGTATATATATTTTTTACGGCTCAGACTCTTCTTTACCAGTTGTGTACAAAGGTTCGGCAGCAGATCCAGAGTTATTTATGACAGATAGGGAATTAGAGCTAAGCCAAGAGTTTTCGCAAATTAAAAATATTATTTATTTTTTGCGTATTCCACTTGAATGGGGGGCTTATTTAGCGATATTAATTTTTGGCTTATCTAATGCATTTGAAAAATGGGCAAAAAAACGAAAATTCTTTATTGTGCAAACAGCAATATTTGTTTTTTTTATTTCCTTGTTCGTTCGAATTATCTACTTACCAATTGATATTTATAGTTACAAAGTAAGTGTCGCTTATGGAGTTGCCACACAATCCATGGCTAGTTGGTTTAAAGATGTCGCTATTACTTTTTTAGTTAATCTAATCGTAATGACAATAGTTATTGCTACGATTGTTTTCTTATTGAAAAAGGCAAAACAGAAGTGGTGGGTTTACACGTGGCTTTTATCAATTCCTTTTACGGTATTTTTTATGTATTTTCAACCTGTCATTATTGCTCCATTATTTAATGATTTTTATGAACTGCAAAATAAAGAACTGCAAAGCGAAATTTTAGAGTTAGCAAACGAGGCAGGTATTCCTGCAGAGCGTGTATATGAAGTAAATATGTCAGAAAAAACGAATGCAATGAATGCTTATGTTACGGGGATTGGCAGTAATTTGCGAATAGTCTTATGGGATACAACTCTCGAAAAGTTAGAGAAAGATGAAGTGCTGTTTATTATGGCCCATGAAATTGGACATTACGTCAAAAATCATCTACTTCTTTCATTACTAGGATCTATTGCCTCAACATTTTTTGGCTTATATGTAAGTAATCGTCTCCTGCAGTGGTCATTGAACAAATGGGGAGAAAATCTAAAAATACATAGTCAGGCTAGTTTCGCTATTATCCCGGCCTTACTATTAATATTTTCATTGTTAACATTTGTATCAACTCCAGTTTCAAATGTTATCTCAAGGTATCATGAACTAGAAGCAGATCGATTTGCAATTGAAATGACGAAAGACCCAGATGCAGCGATCGGATCTTTCCAAGCGTTAACAAAAGCAGGTTTAAGTGATGTTAACCCACCGACAGTTGTGAAGTGGTTGCGATATACACATCCAACCATGCTTGAACGACTTATATTTTTAGAATCGTTCAGAAATAACTCGCAATAA
- a CDS encoding diguanylate cyclase domain-containing protein, giving the protein MENNFLDRLYKKIFHSLSDMVFIMEVVDGKRFKYVAANEVAMEHADLNNKEFLGKVLEEVLPKNIAEVLNGHYTNAYLQGEAYVFEDYVISKNKQFYGESKLTVYYDELEKKTYILSITRDITDRKKAEEKLRKLAYEDYLTGLANRKVFEDTLESCLDGVKKGNGINQAAVLLLDVDHFKQVNDQYGHSVGDVLLKKIAEILQNNVKGNGTVARIGGDEFAIVLEVESANEAKNIAKNILKESEEKLLVERNEIVISLSIGIALSSTGRGKTVKKHADAALYEAKENGRNQYKFYQK; this is encoded by the coding sequence ATGGAAAATAATTTTCTCGACCGCCTATATAAAAAAATATTTCATAGTCTTTCGGACATGGTATTTATAATGGAAGTTGTCGATGGGAAACGTTTTAAATATGTTGCAGCTAACGAGGTTGCAATGGAGCACGCTGATCTTAATAATAAAGAGTTTTTAGGGAAAGTATTAGAAGAAGTTCTGCCAAAAAATATTGCTGAAGTACTAAATGGTCATTACACGAACGCATATTTGCAAGGTGAGGCATACGTATTTGAGGATTATGTAATTTCAAAAAACAAGCAATTTTATGGTGAATCAAAACTGACAGTTTATTATGATGAATTAGAGAAAAAAACCTATATTTTATCAATTACACGGGATATCACTGATCGGAAAAAAGCGGAAGAAAAATTAAGAAAATTAGCGTATGAAGATTATTTAACAGGTCTTGCTAACCGAAAAGTGTTTGAGGATACTTTAGAATCATGCCTTGATGGAGTAAAAAAAGGAAATGGTATTAATCAAGCAGCGGTATTATTGTTAGATGTTGATCATTTTAAACAAGTTAATGATCAATATGGTCATAGTGTTGGCGATGTATTGCTAAAAAAGATAGCGGAAATATTACAAAATAACGTAAAAGGAAACGGAACCGTTGCCCGTATTGGTGGGGATGAATTTGCAATAGTATTAGAAGTTGAAAGCGCTAACGAAGCTAAAAATATTGCAAAAAACATTTTAAAAGAGAGTGAAGAAAAATTACTTGTTGAAAGAAATGAAATTGTAATTTCCCTAAGTATTGGTATTGCCTTAAGTTCGACAGGGCGGGGGAAAACAGTAAAAAAACATGCGGATGCAGCTTTGTATGAAGCAAAAGAAAATGGAAGAAACCAATATAAATTTTATCAAAAGTAA
- a CDS encoding YajQ family cyclic di-GMP-binding protein, whose translation MAKEASFDIVSKVEFPEVKNAVNIALKEITTRYDFKGSKSDITLKDEELVLLSDDEYKLQQLTDVLLSKLIKRDVPIKNLDYGKVEAASGGTVRQVVKLVSGIDKDNAKIINNTIKNLKLKVKSQIQDDQVRVTGKSRDDLQQVIAAIKAEDLPIEVQFINFR comes from the coding sequence ATGGCAAAAGAAGCGTCTTTTGATATTGTTTCGAAAGTAGAATTTCCAGAAGTGAAAAATGCAGTAAACATTGCTCTAAAAGAAATAACAACACGATATGACTTTAAAGGAAGTAAAAGTGATATTACGCTAAAGGATGAAGAACTAGTTTTATTATCTGATGATGAATATAAGCTTCAACAATTAACCGATGTATTGCTTTCTAAGTTAATAAAACGAGATGTTCCTATTAAAAATTTGGACTATGGAAAAGTCGAAGCTGCATCAGGTGGTACTGTTCGCCAAGTAGTTAAATTAGTTTCTGGAATTGATAAAGATAATGCTAAGATTATTAACAATACAATTAAAAATCTAAAGTTAAAAGTCAAGAGCCAAATTCAAGATGACCAAGTTCGTGTGACTGGCAAAAGTCGCGATGACTTACAACAAGTAATTGCAGCCATTAAAGCTGAAGATTTACCAATCGAAGTACAATTTATTAATTTCCGTTAA
- a CDS encoding GntR family transcriptional regulator, with protein sequence MKNKPQKQSKQQAAYQKIRTRILDGTYSPGYRIVIDQLAKEFKASAIPIREAIRQLEADGLIQFKPYSGAIVTPINENEYIETLSVLAVLEGYATALASNFMTEKAIDELRTINQNMVRSLESFDFLSFGKLNRDFHATSIQYCDNKFLVENIKQTWNRIDSIRRMGATFVPTRAKQSISEHEEIISMLERKATPFEIEQFVREHKMNTVKSFDDRKG encoded by the coding sequence ATGAAGAACAAACCTCAAAAACAGAGCAAGCAACAAGCAGCCTATCAAAAAATCCGCACACGCATCTTAGATGGAACATACTCACCTGGTTACCGCATCGTTATCGATCAATTAGCAAAAGAATTTAAGGCAAGCGCTATTCCAATTAGAGAAGCAATACGTCAGCTTGAAGCAGATGGTCTAATTCAATTTAAGCCTTACTCTGGTGCAATAGTTACCCCAATAAATGAAAACGAATATATCGAAACGCTATCGGTATTAGCAGTTTTAGAAGGGTATGCGACAGCACTAGCCTCAAACTTTATGACAGAAAAAGCAATTGACGAATTGAGAACAATTAATCAGAATATGGTTCGTTCTTTAGAGTCATTTGATTTTTTGTCGTTTGGTAAATTGAATAGAGACTTCCACGCAACAAGCATTCAGTATTGTGACAACAAATTCCTAGTGGAAAATATTAAACAAACATGGAATAGAATTGATTCGATTAGACGAATGGGCGCAACATTTGTTCCAACACGTGCAAAGCAATCAATTTCAGAGCATGAAGAAATAATATCTATGCTTGAAAGAAAAGCAACGCCATTTGAAATTGAGCAATTTGTCAGAGAGCACAAAATGAACACTGTAAAATCTTTTGATGATAGAAAAGGGTAA
- the hpaI gene encoding 2,4-dihydroxyhept-2-ene-1,7-dioic acid aldolase, which produces MMVMSIEEAKVKFKGSIAPIITPFKENDEIDYKALEQLIEWHIAEGSHGISVTGTTGEPSSLTVEERVKVMETAIKTVAGRVPVIPGTGSTNHAETLYLTKRAEELGADGAMVIVPYYNKPNQEALYKHFKAVADSTSLPIIIYNIPGRTATNLHVKTLAKLNNDCENIIGVKESNKDFEHVNRVLLHCGKDFLLFSGIELLCFPMLAIGGAGYISATANVYPGKVAEVYDAWAAGNVARAQELHYELMPLNDVLFKDTNPAPLKAALGMLNRVHPKLRLPMDLPAKGLQEEIAEVLKGYGLLSEKVEL; this is translated from the coding sequence ATGATGGTTATGAGTATCGAGGAAGCAAAAGTTAAATTTAAAGGTTCAATAGCACCAATTATTACACCATTTAAAGAGAATGATGAAATTGATTATAAAGCGTTGGAGCAATTAATTGAATGGCATATTGCAGAAGGAAGTCACGGAATTTCTGTTACTGGAACGACAGGTGAACCGAGTTCATTAACGGTAGAAGAACGTGTAAAAGTAATGGAAACAGCGATTAAAACTGTTGCAGGAAGAGTTCCAGTTATTCCTGGAACTGGGTCAACAAATCATGCGGAAACACTTTACTTAACGAAACGTGCAGAAGAATTAGGTGCTGACGGCGCAATGGTTATTGTTCCTTATTACAATAAGCCAAACCAAGAAGCATTGTATAAACATTTTAAAGCTGTGGCAGACTCTACTAGTCTACCAATCATTATCTACAACATTCCTGGGCGAACGGCGACGAATTTACATGTCAAAACGCTTGCTAAATTAAATAATGATTGTGAAAACATTATCGGTGTAAAAGAGTCAAACAAAGATTTTGAGCACGTCAATCGTGTGTTATTACATTGCGGCAAAGATTTTCTCCTATTCTCAGGGATTGAATTATTATGTTTCCCAATGCTAGCAATTGGTGGAGCTGGCTATATTAGTGCCACTGCAAACGTATATCCAGGTAAGGTTGCTGAAGTTTATGATGCATGGGCTGCTGGAAATGTTGCTCGTGCGCAAGAACTGCATTATGAGTTAATGCCGTTAAATGATGTACTTTTCAAAGATACTAACCCAGCTCCATTAAAAGCTGCATTAGGAATGTTGAATCGTGTCCATCCAAAGTTAAGATTACCAATGGATTTACCAGCAAAGGGACTGCAAGAGGAAATTGCTGAAGTATTAAAAGGCTACGGCTTACTTTCTGAAAAGGTGGAGTTATAA
- a CDS encoding fumarylacetoacetate hydrolase family protein — MKKARVIIEGREQQVTVKDDQLINAGGKVYSTNDVQVWLPPLNPNKMIGLALNYADHAEELGLEKPKEPVLFIKPNSSLVGHKAPVFYPDGATYMHYENELAVVIGREGKNIKHSEAMDYVSGFTIANDVTVRDFVNNYYRPPVRAKGHDTFGPMGPYLVDKEDIADINNVELRSYVNGELRQQGNTKDLIYTIPDLIEFISSFMTLQPGDMILTGTPKGISHVHPGDTMRLEIDGIGALENRIVDGRTKKGTEKSEAIGGTR; from the coding sequence ATGAAAAAAGCGAGAGTGATTATTGAAGGTCGTGAACAACAAGTAACGGTAAAAGACGATCAACTAATTAATGCAGGTGGAAAAGTTTACTCTACAAATGACGTGCAAGTTTGGCTACCACCACTAAATCCTAACAAAATGATTGGCTTAGCATTAAATTACGCTGACCATGCTGAAGAATTAGGACTTGAAAAGCCGAAAGAACCAGTCCTATTTATTAAGCCGAATTCTTCTTTAGTTGGTCATAAAGCGCCTGTTTTTTACCCTGATGGAGCAACATATATGCACTATGAAAATGAACTTGCAGTCGTTATTGGGAGAGAAGGAAAAAATATAAAACATAGTGAAGCGATGGATTATGTATCTGGATTTACTATTGCAAATGATGTAACGGTTCGCGATTTTGTTAATAACTACTATCGTCCACCAGTGCGAGCAAAAGGACATGATACGTTTGGACCAATGGGACCATATCTCGTCGATAAAGAAGACATTGCGGATATTAATAATGTTGAACTACGAAGCTATGTTAATGGCGAGCTTCGCCAGCAAGGCAATACAAAAGATTTAATTTATACAATTCCTGACTTAATAGAGTTTATCAGTTCATTTATGACACTCCAACCTGGAGATATGATTTTAACAGGTACGCCAAAAGGAATTTCCCACGTCCACCCTGGCGATACAATGCGATTAGAAATAGACGGAATTGGAGCGCTTGAAAATCGTATTGTTGATGGCAGAACGAAAAAAGGAACAGAAAAAAGTGAAGCTATCGGAGGAACACGCTAA
- the hpaE gene encoding 5-carboxymethyl-2-hydroxymuconate semialdehyde dehydrogenase, producing MTFIQKEIYNYINGEFVSSSLGRTFENMNPYTNEIINHVHEGAEEDINLAVKAAKEAFENGPWRSLKLNDRLKYLYEIAIKIEENAEEIAFLESVDTGLPIKQTRKMAKRAAENFRFYCEMVKNRMVGEAYKVDDEFINYTLHKPVGVAGLITPWNAPFMLETWKIAPALATGNTCILKPAEWSPLTANKLAEIINDVGLPKGVFNVVHGFGEIAGAALVAHEDVQMISFTGETKTGSEIMKNGADTMKRFSMELGGKSPIIVFDDANFERAVDACIWGIFSFNGERCTANSRLFLQEGIKDKFIDALKERVENITIGNPLDNETELGPLIHKEHLNNVQKYLTIAEQEGAEIVSPLLPKGCEKGNFVPPTLLLNVKNEMTVAQEEIFGPVLSIITFKNEEEVIRMANDVKYGLAGYVWTQDIQRGHRIASQVEAGMIWVNSQNVRDLRTPFGGAKYSGIGREGGHYGFEFYTEMQVIHVAVADVKIPQFGKKKLQQMSKEG from the coding sequence ATGACTTTCATTCAAAAGGAAATCTACAATTATATTAATGGTGAATTTGTTTCTAGTAGCCTCGGTAGAACTTTTGAAAATATGAACCCTTACACGAATGAAATTATTAACCATGTCCATGAAGGGGCAGAAGAAGATATTAATCTTGCGGTAAAAGCAGCAAAAGAAGCTTTTGAAAATGGACCTTGGCGCTCGTTAAAGCTAAATGATCGTTTAAAGTATTTATATGAGATTGCCATAAAAATTGAAGAAAATGCTGAAGAAATTGCATTTCTTGAATCAGTAGACACAGGCCTACCTATCAAGCAAACTCGTAAAATGGCAAAGCGTGCGGCAGAGAATTTTCGTTTTTATTGCGAAATGGTCAAAAATCGCATGGTTGGCGAAGCGTATAAAGTTGATGATGAGTTCATTAATTATACGCTTCATAAACCAGTCGGGGTAGCTGGATTAATAACACCGTGGAATGCACCATTTATGCTAGAAACTTGGAAAATCGCCCCTGCTTTAGCTACAGGAAACACATGTATTTTAAAACCAGCCGAGTGGTCACCTTTAACTGCAAATAAGCTGGCAGAAATTATTAATGATGTTGGTTTACCAAAAGGGGTTTTCAATGTCGTGCACGGATTTGGTGAAATCGCTGGAGCAGCACTAGTGGCCCACGAAGATGTGCAAATGATATCTTTTACTGGTGAAACAAAAACAGGTTCTGAAATTATGAAAAATGGCGCTGACACGATGAAACGTTTTTCAATGGAACTTGGTGGGAAGTCTCCAATTATTGTTTTTGATGATGCGAACTTTGAACGTGCCGTCGATGCATGTATTTGGGGCATATTCTCATTTAACGGAGAGCGATGTACAGCAAACTCTCGTCTCTTCCTACAAGAAGGAATTAAAGATAAATTTATCGATGCTCTGAAGGAAAGAGTGGAGAATATTACGATTGGTAACCCGCTCGATAATGAGACAGAATTAGGACCATTAATTCATAAAGAACATCTAAATAATGTTCAAAAGTATTTGACCATTGCCGAGCAAGAAGGTGCTGAAATTGTTTCGCCTTTACTACCTAAGGGGTGTGAGAAAGGTAATTTTGTTCCTCCTACGCTCTTATTAAATGTGAAAAATGAGATGACAGTTGCTCAAGAAGAAATTTTTGGACCAGTCTTATCCATTATTACCTTTAAAAATGAGGAAGAAGTGATAAGAATGGCTAACGATGTCAAATATGGATTAGCGGGGTATGTATGGACGCAAGATATCCAGCGTGGACATCGCATTGCAAGCCAAGTTGAAGCAGGGATGATTTGGGTTAATTCGCAAAATGTTCGAGATTTACGCACGCCGTTTGGTGGAGCGAAATATAGTGGGATTGGCCGTGAAGGTGGCCATTATGGTTTTGAATTTTATACAGAAATGCAAGTCATCCATGTAGCAGTTGCAGATGTAAAAATTCCGCAGTTTGGAAAAAAGAAGCTTCAGCAAATGTCTAAAGAGGGGTGA
- the hpaB gene encoding 4-hydroxyphenylacetate 3-monooxygenase, oxygenase component codes for MGARTGKEYIEGLKKRKSEVWIDGKKVDDITEHKAFKNVVKSMANLYDLQHEKEDKMLYTSPSTGDKVGLSFIAPKTKEDLIRRREMMMEWSRFNGGMMGRTPDYLNTSVMAFGTASSFFAQSDPMYAKNAADYYEYCRENDISLTHTLIHPQVNRSKTQAEQKDPHLSAKITKKDNDGIYVSGCRLLATQGGITDEIVVFPSTLNKSSSKDDPYSMAFGIPNNTPGLKFISRESFDYGKGTFDHPLGARFEEGDAIVVFDDVFVPWERVFVCEDASICNRTYGETNAVIHMAHQVIAKNTAKTEFILGIVLSMIDAIGIEKFQHVKEKASEIMVILETMKSHFFRAEHNAKMDQYGNMTPDFAPLNAARNWYPKMYQRLVEIVKILGASGLMGIPTQADFDSEEIGHLVHRYMQGANIDGYEKIQLFRLAWDVTMSAFGSRQALYEYYFFGDPVRMSNVYYDAYDKDPYKEMISEFLQRTKDTASV; via the coding sequence TTGGGCGCACGTACCGGAAAAGAATACATCGAAGGACTAAAAAAAAGAAAAAGTGAAGTTTGGATTGATGGAAAAAAAGTTGACGATATAACCGAGCATAAAGCTTTTAAAAATGTCGTCAAGTCGATGGCTAACTTATATGATTTGCAACATGAAAAAGAAGATAAAATGTTATACACGTCACCTTCAACGGGGGATAAAGTTGGTTTATCATTTATTGCTCCGAAAACGAAGGAAGACCTCATTCGCCGTCGTGAAATGATGATGGAATGGTCTCGATTTAATGGTGGGATGATGGGCCGCACGCCAGATTACTTAAATACGAGTGTTATGGCATTCGGAACAGCGTCATCCTTTTTCGCTCAGAGTGATCCGATGTATGCCAAAAATGCTGCAGACTATTATGAGTATTGTCGAGAAAATGATATTAGTTTAACTCACACTTTGATTCACCCGCAAGTTAACCGTTCAAAAACTCAAGCAGAACAAAAAGACCCGCATTTATCAGCAAAAATTACGAAAAAAGACAATGATGGTATTTACGTATCTGGTTGTCGCCTTCTAGCTACTCAAGGAGGAATTACTGATGAAATTGTCGTCTTCCCCTCAACATTGAATAAATCTTCAAGTAAAGATGACCCATACTCAATGGCATTCGGAATTCCGAATAATACACCAGGATTAAAATTTATTAGCCGTGAGTCATTTGACTACGGAAAAGGTACATTCGATCACCCATTAGGTGCACGTTTTGAAGAAGGAGATGCAATCGTCGTTTTTGACGATGTATTTGTTCCTTGGGAGCGCGTTTTCGTTTGTGAAGATGCTTCTATTTGTAATCGCACGTATGGTGAAACGAATGCTGTCATCCATATGGCTCACCAAGTTATTGCCAAAAATACAGCAAAAACTGAATTTATCCTTGGAATCGTTTTAAGTATGATTGATGCAATCGGCATTGAAAAATTCCAGCACGTAAAAGAAAAAGCATCGGAAATTATGGTTATTTTAGAAACGATGAAGTCGCATTTTTTCAGAGCTGAACATAATGCAAAAATGGATCAATATGGCAATATGACTCCAGATTTTGCGCCATTAAATGCTGCGCGTAACTGGTATCCGAAAATGTATCAACGATTAGTTGAGATTGTTAAAATTTTGGGAGCATCGGGACTGATGGGAATCCCGACACAAGCCGACTTTGATAGTGAAGAAATTGGGCATCTCGTACATCGTTATATGCAAGGAGCTAATATCGATGGCTACGAAAAAATTCAACTTTTCCGCCTAGCATGGGATGTGACAATGAGTGCTTTTGGAAGTCGTCAAGCGTTATATGAGTATTACTTCTTTGGCGATCCTGTTCGCATGTCCAATGTCTATTATGATGCGTATGATAAAGATCCGTACAAAGAAATGATCAGTGAGTTTTTACAACGAACGAAAGATACAGCAAGTGTATAG